Genomic window (Sphaerodactylus townsendi isolate TG3544 linkage group LG12, MPM_Stown_v2.3, whole genome shotgun sequence):
aaagggggatataaatccaactcttcttaatgTCAAAAACTCGtttgatttaatgtattgtcgaaggctttcatggccggactcaactggttgttgtgaactttccaggctgtgtggccatagtctggtagatcttgttcataacatttcgcctgcgtctgtgcctggccagccacagatctaccaggcaagatctaccagaccacagccacacagcctggaaagcccacaacaaccagtcttttgatttaatttaaacCTGTTGGTTCTGCTCCAGTAGTAGCCAAGGATGGATGTGTATGCTTAGATGGAAAAACAGTTCCCatcaccagtggtgtagctaccacgggacagAGGTGCGCACTGCGCACTGgcagcatgtggggggggggggcagcaaaaatgtatttttatatttttagtgtttttattttgttggctggcagggggtgcagtttttaggatagctgcaccaaaatttcaggatattgtccggctacactcctgctgataccagccaagtttggtgaagtttggtttggggggtccaaagttatggacacccaaaaggtgtagatctgtggctggccccatctcccattgtttccaatgggagctaatagtagatggggctacccttttgagggtccataactttggacccccttaaccaaacttcaccaaacctgggaggtatcatcaggagagttttctaaatataccctgaaattgtgatggtactagcctaaaaactacgccccacaggccaaaaactggaaaaaaaacactaaaaatacaaaaaacacaaacgagcattggggggggggaggcagcaaaactccgattttgcaccgggctccatttcccctagctatgcctctgcccatcaCCATGATCTCCCTAATGAGAAATGTTTTACTTGCTAAATTTCTATGGATGGTCCACTTTGTTTAACATAGGATCAGGATAAAAAGTTAGGTTGGCTGTTTCTGTGAAAAGAAACCCTTTATTGTTTTAGGGAAGGCTTGAAAATAACATCTAGTCTGGTTGTCTTCTGTGAGTCACATTTTCCTCTGGAGGGCATTTGGCTGAGAAGTTTTTCTCAGCACCAAGAGACGgtttgtccccccctccccctcacaacagggCAAGTAGCAACTCTAGGAATAGAGGTCAGAATGGTGGTATAAAGATGAAAGAGATAAATTAGAGAGTTGTGgcttttccgggttgtatggccatgttccagtagcatgcaCCTGGAgtcctgtgtgcagttctggaagcctcaaaggatgtggacagaatggagcataTGTGGAGCAGAATGACAAGGATGATCagaggcctggagaccaagctctGCAAGGAAaggcttgggaatgtttagtctggagaagaggaggttgaagggGAATTTGAAGGGCTGTCGCCTAGAGGAATGCAGGGATCTGTTCCTGTTGACGATTATGAGTGGAAAGGTACCAGCCAGATATGAGGAAAAACGTTTTGACAGTAAGAGtacttcagcagtggaattgactgcctagggaggtggtgagctcccctctgctggcagtctttaagcagcggctgaatgaacatttgtcagggatgttctaggctgatcctacattgagcggacggttgaactggatggccccttccaactctatgattctgtgattctatgactttCTTCATATTTGGCAGTATTTTTTCTGGTTTGACCTTGAGTAGCATTTGCATCCAGATCTCTTCTAGACTGTCTACTGTACTGGCTCCCAAACTGTCTCAAGTTCATCACCCAAGATCGGGGTGGATGCATGCTGTGATTTTGCTGGAATGCAGAATATAACGCAAGGCACAAATCCAGCTTCCTGACATTCTTTGCTTTCATCTTAAGAacagcaagtttctagtcctgaTGGGTGCATGGACCTTCTTTAGAGTGATGAATGTAGGCGAAATCCCAGGAGCCCCAGAGCTGTTGAAGAAGTTTGGAAGGGCTCTGTGCTTAAAAGGCTTAAAATGGGAGGAAATGGGACCAACTTGCTTAATTTGTACAGGTTGCATAATAGAGGTTGTCTCAGAGCACCCTGGGAATTTGATTAGCATGACTAGATGCAGTGCTGCCCTCATCTTAGCCTGCTCCGATCAGTACTGGGCCCATTCAAACTTCCCCTCCCAGGACCGAGCCAGCAGCCTTGAGCGTCTCTCTTagtctctctttttcccccttgcttcaGCCTGTGCCTTAGCCGGCCTCTTCAACTGCATCACGGTCCATCCCCTCAACATAGCAGCTGGAGTTTGGATGATGTGAGTAACTTGCACCTGCTTGTTGTGTCTCCTTTGCTCTCTGGATCTCAAGTGCTGCAGACCAATACATTGCATGTGAAACAAGCAAACTTGGATTTGCTCACGTGGTAGGAACAGGAGGGTGTTTTCAGGGGAGAAACAGTCAAGAGGAGGCAACTGCATttccccaccaccccctcccctcgtTCCTGTTCCTCTGCTCCCAGCTCTACTCTGAAGTAAATATTAGCCATGGCAGCTAATTGCCCTCCCTTTTCAGAGGCAGTCATTCCTTTGGGGCAATCATAGGGAGACCTGAGTTTGTCCTGTGGGAGCAGGATGCGGGAGTCCCTGGACCCTTGGCTTAACTGTTCAGCAGGGGTTTTCTTACCTTTTTTGAAGGTTTGATGGGATTGGAGCCCTTTGATTTTAAATCCACTACCACTGCAGACTAGAGCTAGGCAGGCAGGACTTGTTATCTGATCTGCTTGAGGGTTCATAACACTTCCGGTGAAAGCCCTCGTGATCCTTTTTCAAACCTAGAGACCAAGTTTATACCAGCAGTTGTAATTGAAATTCCataactaagggcctttccccactctcttccatcccccctatgctcTCAGCTTGCGGcatcccaggtgtgcgcccgggcgtccccacaaccccgcgctctgcgcggggtcatcaaaagacgcccttaagaagagcgtctgggatgccgcgcgctgaggggccaagacagcggcagcgttggggcggctgcactgtcgcctcccctgtcgtggggagtgccaggggaccctgcgctactctgctcaagtagcgcggggcttaaggtaagtggggaaaggccctaagtttcCAGACCACTTGGTAGAACCAGTTCACTTGCCCTTTGCTAGAAGGGTTTTCTctgtgattttgttttgttttctagttatttttgttttgttttttggctgttaatttttttgtattactGGAAAAACAAAAGAACTATCTTTAAAGAAGCGGAAATCAGAGAGCACCAGCAGCAAATGGCGGTGGTAGGAAGTGCCACCAAGTGGCaagtgacttatggtgatcctgtaggtcaaggccagagatgagcagagatgctTTGCCATGACCTGGCTGGCTCTGCATgtcaaccctggactttcttacTGCTGCCCCatccctgtttagcttctgagatctgacaaggttggtCTAGCCTcgaccatctaggtcagggccagCAGCAAAGAGAGTGCTGTATATTTGAGCAGCGGGCTTGGATTTCCCACCAGGGTTTGCAGAATGGAATTTGGGGGGCTGTGTTCATCTCTGCTCAAAGCAAGGCAGGTCCAGTTCATGAGATAGTgaacataaaacaatttaaacattAGTGCAGTTAAAATACATGTAAAATTATATGAtaccaataaaaggttgatgaatgAATGTAAAACTATAgcataattcaattaaaaacacataaacaacacCAGAATGAGTGCCAGCAACTGTTACTGGGAAATGAAACAGAGAAGTCACTGGTAAAATACACCAATAGAGGAAAGCAGATAAATCTGCCTGAGGAGGGGTCTTCCAagtttggtgccacaactgaggaGGCCCTTTCTTGGATTGCCACCCTTCGAGCTTCAACGGGCAGGGCTAACCAAAGCAGGTCCTCTGACAGTGACTGGACTGAATGAGTATGCTCATGTGGGAGGGGGCGGACCTCAGCTGTGGGGAAATTGAATGGCTACAAGGATGGATGTAGGTACAGGAGGGATGGATCCGTGCAGGCTTTGAATCTGGTTGTCTCATTCCGCAGGCTGAACGCCTTTGTCCTCCTCCTCTGTGAAGCGCCGTTCTGCTGCCAGTTTGTTGAATTTGCAAATGCTGTGTCAGCGAGGGCAGATAAGCTCCGCCCCTGGCAGAAAGCAGCTTTCTACTGCGGGTGAGTGTGCCAGAGGGCACGGCTGAGCCCTTCggcagggaggaggggagtgTTGCTGCCAGAGAGaaccagggcaggggcaggggccgcttctccccttctgttgccTGTCATCATGACTTCATAAACATTAACCATACAGAAGTTGTAGGAACAGCAGCACCAGGAGGTAGAAAACACACCTGAGGGCAGGATCCCTGGACCTTGCTTTAGACAAAGGAGGGAGCCTTTGTTCTGCGAGACAAAGGAGGGAGCCTTTGTTCTGCGAATGCCAGCTGTTGAGGAAGACCCAGGAGTTCCATGTGTTCAATAATAACAGTACATAAACCTCTTTCAGATGCCACAGCCAGCCatgttcccttcccccttcccttcacaTTTGGAGCATGACTGAAAGTTGTAATCTGCTGCACCCCTGTCATGAATGCGCCTTGGCAAACTGCAGAGTTTCCTCCCCACAAAACCAACAAAGTACAGTTTGCATTCACAGTGTTATGGCAAATTGGAATATAACCTCAGGGTTCACCAACCAGGAAGTTTTCAGTCAGACATGAGCTGCGTTTGCACCTGTCGTGGACGAGCAGAGGTTTCTTGTGATATCTGAGTGCAGCTGAAGCCTTTATAGCACTTAGAAGAATGAAGTAATTTTTATAGGCTTAAAAGAATCATGcaacaggagtccccaacatggtgccccccaacgccttttctgttttttgcaaGTGAGTGGGAGCAGGCCGTGGGAGagccaattggctgtgcagattgaaTGATGCCGTTACAGTGGCCTCTGCCACCAcagtttggtttttattttccccactcctctttcccagggtattttaaaaattaccccTCCTTCTCCAGCCCTTCTTGGGTTTTCTCTGTGCATATGGGATCTGTCTCCCATGGCAGAAAGCTTTGGaatggctctgcctcctgcggcagccattttgtggtttcacCTGCTACCCTTCCTCAGaatttaaagccccccccccctttactttcAGTGTAAACCAGTGGTATTGCATCTGATGGCAAGGACTCCTATTTTGCCACTCTGATAGCTCAGTTGTTTGAGgtcttgattgattttatttttcacatgtttatgtatattatttgttgttgttttccttccCTACGGTTGCTGTCATGTAATAAATTCAGACTCTTGTATCAGTTCTCATTTTATATTGGGTATTTCTGTCTTTATTATTTACAATACCCTGTACCTTGCCTGGAGTATGTTTGTTAGAAAGACAGTTAAATATTCAAAATAAGGAGGGCTGTGATGGACTTTGTAtcctatttttttgtttgttttttcccctgaagaagtTTGGTTTGAGTtgggcggcggctgctgctgctgctgctgctgctgctgcttcttctgcttcttcttcttcttcttcttcttcttcttcttcttcttcttcttcttcttcttcttcttcttcttcttcttcttcttcttcttcttcttcttcttcttcttcttcttcttcttcttcttcttcttcttcttgcattggCATTGCTATTCCTGCCACCTGGTTTCCAGGGCCTGGAAGGTGTTTATAAGGTGTTTCTAGCACACTGGCATTCTGGGGTGACGGGCATGATCCAGGGGTCTGATCTATTTCTTCTCATTGTCCAGAATGGCCGTGTTCCCTGTTATACTGAGCCTGACCCTGACGACCTTGCTGGGCAATGCCATTGCGTTTGCGACGGGGGTGCTGTATGGGCTTTCGGCCCTGGGCAAAAAGTAAGAGAAGATTTCTCCCTTATCACTGTACCCTTCTCAGTGAAATGGCGGTGGGGACTGGTCATGTTTGTGCAAATGTTTCCATGTGCGAATGGAAAGAGCATTGAGTAGGGATGTCCATTTTGCAGGGTCCAGTATTCTAGAGATGATACATGACGGGAATGTTTTTAAGCTAGTATGCTTCTGCTCTGGCCTGGCTAGTCctaggctggcctgatcttgtcagatttcagaagataagcagggttaaCCCCAGCTAGTATTTGGAgggcagacctccaaggaacaccaggatcatgacgtggaggcaggcaatgccaaatcacctttgaacatctcttctcttgaaaatagctgtgacttgacagcacatacacaCATTCTTGTTTTATGTTCGCACAGTATGAGTGTATGTTTGTGCTGTCTGAACAGCTGAGGCTTGGCTGATCTCTCAAAATGATCCTGTGCAATCTTTCTTAAGACTAAGAGCATCAGGATCCAACCAAGGTCCATAGTCCATCATTCCACACCATTCCACTCCACACCTTgaagtgcggtggagtctccttctttggaggtttttaaagagaggctggatggccatctgtcaaaagtgctttgattgggtgttcctgcatggcaggggtcaggggtcagcaacctttatttattttatttatttatttatgggatttctataccgcccaatccccaaaaggctctttaccacccaaagagccatttggaccaattttccatggccccaaagatctactgagctggagaggtggctcaatatggagccacctccagttcggcccctgcactcacctttccttccagtgctgggaggcggaggcaccaggcaggtaaaccccctctgcccagggacgtaggtatagatttttaatggggaggTTCGAGGGGGGGCcatacccccacctgcccctgggggcgtggccatgcctcccaagcccccccccccgcctcagtgcttataaaagcagctctccaaggctggggacggcagactcccctgccttgccctcccctgccccccaccaactgggctcccagctggcagccccttctgccctcccctctgggcagaggcgtagctaaggaaaatggacctggtgcaaaatcttcgATTTGCTCCCCCCacatgggcgactgctgtgatgctggaattcacccccaaacagcatcactttcaatggtgtttaaagtagggattctccttttcaatccaccttaaagggagaatctggggtccccagataaaacaaaattgaaagtgatgttgttttggggtggattatcccccaccctgaaacagcatcactttcaatgtttaaactgtggacctcagattcgctctttaaatccatgccaaagggggtggatttaaaaggagaatctggggaaatttggggagtgcctgctgtcaggggtgcaattgttaagctagcagcacataacttccagggtatctttaggagactctcctaatgatatcacccaggtttggtgaagtttggttcagggggtccaaagttatggaccctcaaaggtgtagcctccatcttctattacctcccattcgaaacaatgggggatgggacatcccttttggcagtccataactttgggtcacctggaccaaacttcacaaaacctgggtggtatcaatatgagattctcctgatgataccacccaggtttggtgaagtttggttcagggagtccaaagttatggaccctcaaaagtgtagcccccatcttctattagctccctttggaaacaatgggggatggggagtccatagctttggaccccctggaccaaacttcacaaaacctggctggtatcagtaagagactcttttgatgatacctcccaggttaggtgaagtttgattcagggggtccaaagttatggaccctcaaatgtgtagaccccatcttctattatctcccattggaaacaatgggggatggggcacccctttgggagtccataaagttggaccccatgaaccaaacctcaccaaacctgtgtgatatcatcaggagagtcttctgaagatactcggaagttttggtgtttctagcctaaaaactgcaccccctgcaggccaaaaaaccacaaaaaatactccaaaaaccacaaatggggggcggagctttggacatgtaatgggggggttgaacccgagaacccccctccttacctacgtccttgccactgcccgacggagcaggcagccgcctgctccgtggggcagagggggaatggtggctgctctggagcagtgagtggaggggacccggaaagcggcaccttcacgcacagagctgcctccagttcagccccttcactcacctttcctgccagcgctgctctggagggctagagggacacgcccaagttaccctccgacctccaggcaatgcggagctgcagtataagtcTGAAAGAGGCtctagagccacaggttgcagacccctctagagccacaggttgcagacccctggactagatggccgttgtggtctcttccaactcttatgattcatTACAAGAGACTCAACAATCGACATGCACTCAGTGGAATGACCTGAATGGCCTGAGCTgacctgatcttggaagctaagaccagccctggttagtatttggatgggagacctccaaggaagtccagggtcaccagacagaagcaggcagtggcaaagccaccactgaacgtctcttgccttggaagccctacAGTGTTGCCACGAGTCTACAATATGAGGGCATGGTCTGTTATCcgtggccacccccccccccaaatggctgCTTGTCAGCTGTGGGACTGGAGACACTCCTGCTTCGCAGAATCCCCAAGCCCTGGCTGTGGAAAAGGCAACCATGATCCTGAGGTGCTGTTTCTGGGGCTTTTTTGTGAGTGGCAGGAGAAGCGCATGTTGGAAAGTGCTGTCCTTTCTCAAAAAGCGGATGCCTTGTCCTTTCCTTGTGTAGGGGAGATGCCATTTCGTACGCAAGGATGCAGCAGTTACGCAAACCGACCAATGACGAGGCACTGACTGGGACCATCGAAGGGCAGCTGGTGTGACCTCTCAACATCGGAAGGATTCATTTAGGGCCAGCCATGCTCTTCTTGACTTTGACAAAGTGAATTCCACACTGGTGGTAAAACTGACCTCAGAACCCTTTTTTGAAGCTCTTCCAAACTTTCATTACTAAACCAGAGGGCAAAGGAGGAAAGCTTAacccctttctccccaaaatgttttcagaaacccAAACAGATGTAACACTGTGAATCAAATATGCTGCAGCTTTTAAGGGGTGGGGCTTAAATCAAGACTCCTCCCTGAGCTCTGCCCTATTCAGTTCTTAGGTTGGATTAGAACCAAATAGGGTGAATAGCCCATTCATCATAATATTGTACTGTATTCTCACCCAGCCCTTCACATGCTGCATGACAAGCTCTCAGTTTGGTGGCTCAGTGCGATACTACTGCGTACAGCAGGTGGTGTATTTCCCACCCCCAATAGCCTTGAATTTTGTTGGGGGTGGCAGTGATAACTTCAACCAAACTCCAGAATCCTAAGTTATAAGAAGCGAGTCTGTGAGCAGCCACCATGGTGGTCTCCCTCAGCTGCGGCTTCCAAGGGCTGCAGactttgtgccccctccccttgagGGGGTGTTCTTGCACACAGTgcagaattatttttctttttagcatAGGTGTTCTGTGAGGTAGTTTCATAATTTTAGAACGTAATGGTGGAGTGTGGTTTGAGGGTAGCCTTTtttgtaggggtgtgtgtgactTGTGGATGtttggtttggatttttttcaagCTTTTGTTTCAGCCTCTCCTATAGACCATTATATAGAGAGAACATAGTTtttactacagtggaaccttggtatACGTTGCCGTCGGTGTTCGGCAGTTTTGGTCTTTGCCGGTCGCCCCCAGCCATTTCCTTGCCTCGGTGATCGTTGGTCACCTTGGCTTCCAAGGcaactttttcaaaaatctggTGCACCGTTTGCGTTGCGCATGCGCAAATGGCGATGCATATGCACAAACGGCGTACCTCGGAGTATGCCGATTTTGGTGTTTGCTGTGCGTCAATGGATGCATTATCGGCAAACACCAAGATTCCACCGTATTTAATAAAAGATTACATCTTCCAAATATGACCAGGATCAACTCCAGAAGTTTAGCATTTACTGTGGCCCAGAGGCTAACAAAGGCATCCCCCCAATGGTCAGGGATGGCATGGGGGGCATTTTGATTGTACAGTCCAATCCTTCCAGTTTACAATGCCTtaccagtgccccccccccccccccagctatacAGCACAGAACTTTGATTCTTCAATCTGAGGCACTGAACCATCTGTTTCTCTGCCCTTCTTGAGAACAGCTTGTTGAGAAAAGGCCTCCCTGGTCTGGATTTCTCCCACAGATTTGATTCTTTTCTAGCTGTTAACTACACTTAGTTATCTTTCTGTGCTTCCTTTTTATTTCTGAG
Coding sequences:
- the CACFD1 gene encoding calcium channel flower homolog, with translation MSSPEEQGGSPAAREEQQQQQPAGEGSGDEGITWWYRWLCRLAGIVGAVSCALAGLFNCITVHPLNIAAGVWMMLNAFVLLLCEAPFCCQFVEFANAVSARADKLRPWQKAAFYCGMAVFPVILSLTLTTLLGNAIAFATGVLYGLSALGKKGDAISYARMQQLRKPTNDEALTGTIEGQLV